In one Candidatus Woesearchaeota archaeon B3_Woes genomic region, the following are encoded:
- the dph5 gene encoding diphthine synthase, with translation MTLNIIGIGLGDEKDITLKGLELVKKSDLIYLEKYTSKLNCDLSKLEELYGKKIILANRELVECQETKFPEHDRKSGFPTNKNEIIENSKNKEVAFLVIGDVFGATTHIDILQRAKKEGIKVNIVHNTSILNAVSETGLSLYNFGKVTSIPFENKDVVSPIKVLEDNQKSGLHTLFLLDLKPDEEKFMSVNTAIEYLIKNKIDANTLSIACCGLGSEKQIIKAGKLKDLKEKKFNIYPQCLIIPGKLHFIEEEYLKLFI, from the coding sequence ATGACACTAAACATAATAGGCATTGGTCTGGGTGATGAAAAAGATATTACCTTAAAGGGCCTTGAATTAGTTAAAAAATCTGACTTAATCTATTTAGAAAAATATACTTCTAAACTTAATTGTGATTTGTCTAAACTTGAAGAATTATATGGGAAAAAGATTATACTAGCTAATAGAGAGCTAGTTGAATGTCAGGAAACGAAGTTTCCTGAGCATGATCGGAAATCAGGATTTCCGACAAACAAAAATGAAATTATTGAAAACTCTAAAAACAAAGAGGTTGCTTTTTTAGTTATAGGTGATGTTTTTGGAGCAACAACCCATATTGATATTCTGCAAAGAGCTAAAAAAGAAGGGATTAAAGTAAATATTGTTCATAATACTTCTATTTTGAATGCTGTTAGTGAAACAGGATTATCCCTTTATAATTTTGGAAAAGTTACTTCAATCCCTTTTGAAAATAAAGATGTTGTCTCTCCAATAAAAGTTTTAGAAGACAACCAAAAATCAGGCCTTCATACACTGTTTTTGCTTGATCTTAAGCCTGATGAGGAAAAATTTATGTCTGTAAACACAGCAATTGAATATTTAATAAAAAATAAAATTGATGCAAATACTTTATCAATAGCTTGTTGTGGTTTAGGCTCTGAAAAACAAATTATTAAAGCTGGTAAATTAAAAGACTTAAAAGAAAAGAAATTCAATATCTATCCTCAATGCTTAATAATCCCAGGAAAACTACATTTCATTGAAGAAGAATACTTAAAACTATTCATCTAA